The Mytilus edulis chromosome 4, xbMytEdul2.2, whole genome shotgun sequence nucleotide sequence agtatgattgccaatgagacaactatccacaacagaccaaaatgacacagacattaacaactataggtcactgtacggccttcaacaatgagcaaagcccataccgcatagtcagctataataggccccgataagacaatgtaaacaattcaaacgagaaaactaacggccttatttatgtaaaaaaatgaacgaaaaacaaattatgtaacacataaacaaacgacaaccactgaattacaggctcctgacttgggacaggcatacaTGCTGAACGTTTTCAACAGGCACAAACTATTGTAAAAATAGTTAGTTATAATTGATATatagatattaaaataaatttgtagaaAATTGAATTAAACTCCCATTAAAGATGTTTGTTTGCCAAATAGCATCAGAAAATTTTCCCAAGTAGCTACCACTttcttaacatattttttttaagatgcaTTTTAAAAACTGTACACTTGTTAAACCTGGTGAAATCGTTATTATTTCATGAAAGATTTTGACAATATAAATACCTCTATACATGTACTAGATATCTGATAGACAAATAGAACTCCAGAGCCTTCAAAttttttaattatgtatattctaaaacaattgcaTTGACACACATTTGTTTACGGCTGAATAAATCTTTTATGGCAAATTTCTGACAGAATATAAAGATACTTCTGGAACCTTGTTATTTTGAAGCTCACAAGCAACTTTCCTAAAGTAATGATTAATACCAAATACTTTTGGCAAAAGAGACAATAAATTAATTTATCAAATTTCTGAAAAACAAGCAGGAGTCTACAAtgttgaaatttatgaaaaactaCATCGTTGCTATGGTGACAAAATATTTACCTCAGAAAAAGCTACTGTTCTTTGTAAATGGTAAATCAATCTATGATATGTTGAGTTTGATTGTTTACAGAAAGTCTTTTGGAATGGTAGCTGGGGCCATGAACAAGTTAGCCAATGCTATGGAGAATGGAGAATATGATTTTGATGGAACACATGAGAAAATGGTATAACTTATTTATGGCAGTGAACATTTACTGTAGACCAATTTATTTTCGTGACTTCCAAAATTAAATAGCCACAAAGTGGTCTAGAAAAGGTGTAACAAGAAATAAAAGTATTCACGAAAATAAGTTGGTCTACAGTATCTATTAACTCATTTTCTTGCAAGTTGTAGATTTTGTTTGGAATAGTTTCATAAGCAAATCTGAGTATAAGTCTCTTTAAATGAAGCTGTTTCTGCCTAAATGTTTTATTCCAGCAGCTTAAAGATAGACACTTGACAAATTACTAGAAAATTGGTTATACTGAAATGTGTATGTAAAgcataaatacttttaaaaatccATGTGAAgaacattttaattatttcaaaaccATAATAATTATTTGCATTTATTGTTAGAAAATTGTATTCAAACATGATTATTACAGTAGAATCGTTATTAAAATCAACTGTTTCATATTGTTATGAATGGCTATTAAGCACTTGCAATTccctatatacatgatatagttccCTAGGACCAACGAAGAACTATATTTTGTATTCActtatgtcataataaaaacacatgaccatacaattgataattaaaaagtaatatactttattaatttaagtttatttaaggaatgatttACAGTGTACTTATTACTCCTCCatcagatatttgtttaatttttaatgaaatatgatgtcaaaaatagtattttaaaacagaatttttatttatagtttatttatattattttacagCCTCTTGCTCCAGTTAAAGTTAGAGCAGATATGTTAAGGACACAAATTGCTGACATTGAGTTGATGAAACACAGAATGGCAACAAAGGATGAAGAGATTATAGAACTGAAGAAAAAACTTCTTATGAAGGTATTTTGTGATAAACATGATATAAAGAAATAACTGTAGATTGACATCATAACATTGGTGTTAACTCTCATGCCAGAAAGAGCTTCCTTTTATCAAAATAGTAAGAACTTGTAGTCTACAGTTGACATAAATTCATGGGACATGGAAACATATTTCTCGTTTCTGTTTCTAATTGAAATCCATGTCAATGATGTAAAAAGCAATTAAACTCTGAACACTTGAAATTGGATTTTTTCATAGTTGCTGTAAATTCAGttattattgcatgcatttataatTACTGTGTTGAAGACAGAAACAACAAACTTGAGATTAATTGCAATTTCAGGAAAAGTTCCTAACTGATATATGTATtagatatcagaatgcaagttctATTATTGAGATACTCAATCAGTCACAGTAATATAAACCCTTCAATAGTTTTTTAATTAACCTAAGTCCAAATCTTGAGAGTTGCTTATGTGatcttgaaatttttaaaagataagATGAACAGTTTTTAAACAGATTCCTTACAAGAGATGAGAAACATCTTATatgatttaatgttttattctgtCAAAAGCAAGAAGAACTAAGCAGTCAGCAAGtcagattaggattgttagagaaaaaggttgaaaatgctACAAGAGATAGTGATGACCGTACTGACCAAATGCAAAGAAAAATGGACGATCAGCTGGCACAgttcaagaaaaaagaaaagtatGATAACTTTTTTATTGTATTGCTGCAGCTGCTAATATGATGTCAGTCAAAAAGCTAGTTtgaaatgtacaaaaatattaaactgaAATCATTTCTGATAAAAAGTTTCCTCATGTTATATGGATTGGGAACAAAGTAAAATagacttttaaattgttttttccCCAGATAATACATAGTATGCGTTCTGCATGTTAGTAAAAGCTTATTGGTTAAATCTTAACTGAATACATATACTTCAATTTTCCTATGTAATGTTGAGGCTTAAAAAGTTTGTCTTAAAGATTGTACAAGGATATGCGTAAAAACATAGCAGTTGAAATGTAATTTTACAATATTTGCAGGCAATATGAAGAAACATTGGATTCATTACAAGCAGACATTGATGCTTTAGAACAAGAGAAATATGAGCTGAAAGAAAGATTAAAAGTGTTGTCCAAAAAGTCATTGCTGGAGGGCATATCAAGACAAGCTTCAGGTAttttttgatacatgtatcaCTTTATTTTTCATGTATTGTATATAGAACCTTATGTTACAGACCATGTGAGATGgacaaaatcacacaaaaaaataaatcaaataaattttaaagtaacaTTATCATCATTACTGTTCTTGAGTGAATAAAAGTTGTTATCAATGGGGTTAAATGGTAGaaaatttatacatgtttatcaTAAATATTAGTCTTGACTAActattacatatttatatttgaagttGTTTGAAATATCCCTGTCACAGTCTGAAATTTGTTCTTTCATTTTGCTTATATTTAGCATGATTAACAGTATTATACAccttctttgtttttctttcagctACTAGTCCATTATCACCAATGGGAGGTATGCCAACAGCTATCCACGAatcaccagtccttcaacaaCAGGTAAACTTAACATtacataattgtaatataatgatgaatgttattttgttagttttcatgctataaaacatTGGACTTAACACAGAAAAAAAACTGAGCTTTGATAATAAACTGTCAATAACATAGACAATGAATtccattttatataaattatattgatGTGTGTTTTCAAATTTCCCATTGCAGATTGTTACTCTGAAAGAAGCATTAAAGTTTACAAAGAATGAGAATATACGATTACAAGCAGATCAAATGAAGGTACTACATGTATTAATAAAGATTCTACTACTCTTCCCTGTTAACTCACAGATTTTTCCtttaaatacatttgtcaaaTTTTCATAATTCAAAGTATTGGGGATATTGAGATGTTATGAATTAAAAcgaaacaaaaaatgtattttgtctTTAAGGTCCTTAATTTTGTGAATTAGTCTGTTGACTAATAAAAGGTTTAATCAGTTACAAtacatataaatgatttttttacaacAGGAGAAAATGGCTAAATTACCTCCCTTGAGAGTACCAAAACGAGCTCCATGGATGAATAGACATAAGGAACCAGATAAACCTAGAGAGATCCCAGATGGCTTTCCTGGTGCTGCTGATTTAAAGAATCTTGTCAAACAAACAGTAGagttacaaaatgtaaatatgttttttcagATATTCcctgtatatttatatctattttcagTTTGTTATTAGGTTTACCTTAGAGTTATTTCACATTATTCAGGCACGCATTTTCAAACTAAAATAGTTCCTTGATATAATATTCAGGTTTTATAATTTATTCTGTTTAGGTGTAAGAAAATTAGCTATATATTCCTATTGTTTGAGAAAACTGGAAAAAATGTCTTTAACACTTTAATAAGAAATTGCATTATATGTCATGCTTCACAGTAATAAATGATTGTTGAATTTAtgcattttactttttaaacacaAAATGATTATTCTAATTTGATTGCTCCTCATTTCTTTTTACAGGAAGTAAATAATTTGTGTTCACATCCAAGAGTGGTTGATATTACAAAGCGTAAAcctggtatgttttttttctattctatgggaaattttaaatgtttatattgaattttaaagTACACAAGatgcaatagaccactttcgagttcatccgtcaccggcaaaaactcgtcaattatgcgcgcctttatgacgtcatttaccagatagaggggatcgcctgtatccctgcactattt carries:
- the LOC139520371 gene encoding dynactin subunit 1-like; this translates as MVTKYLPQKKLLFFVNGKSIYDMLSLIVYRKSFGMVAGAMNKLANAMENGEYDFDGTHEKMPLAPVKVRADMLRTQIADIELMKHRMATKDEEIIELKKKLLMKQEELSSQQVRLGLLEKKVENATRDSDDRTDQMQRKMDDQLAQFKKKEKQYEETLDSLQADIDALEQEKYELKERLKVLSKKSLLEGISRQASATSPLSPMGGMPTAIHESPVLQQQIVTLKEALKFTKNENIRLQADQMKEKMAKLPPLRVPKRAPWMNRHKEPDKPREIPDGFPGAADLKNLVKQTVELQNEVNNLCSHPRVVDITKRKPGLEPASQSVDPIKELIARTTLLTLLEKKMQELQANITTVQAANRPGGQVRADFSTFPTPQFAKMLHEKIGDSMLVAKICIPVKGCHGERVPIHVTSDQLQKIHLLFT